Within Seriola aureovittata isolate HTS-2021-v1 ecotype China chromosome 12, ASM2101889v1, whole genome shotgun sequence, the genomic segment GGCCGCCTCGCCTCGCCTGACGCCCTTCTACAGCAACGGAATTGAAAATTCTGGGCTCAAAAAGGAGGCCTCGAAATCCAGACTTTTGAAGATGGGAAGAACTCAAGGGGCTTCAGTCAAAGACCCGCTCTCGTCTGTGGATGGTACGTGCTTTAAGAAAATCATGAGCATGTTCATACAGTTCTTGACTTTGTTGTGTTGGACTGAGTCATTCGAATATCATATAAACTCTTTTCCCAAAAAATATAATTGAGGagaaataacagtaaatatGGGTAAAATGATGATGCTGTTTATTTAATTGAGAACCAACATGACAGCTTCTTTCTGCTGttaaaaaactgatttaaaatcaACATCACAATAAATGATGTCAGTTTATTTCTCCTGAATCTCACATTTGGAAAAGAAACACATCAAACAAGTTATATGTGACAACTCTAAATCCAGAAGAAATCCAGGACGTGAATGAAGCAGATCCcctggttttattatttttagtaaGATTTGATTtatatcatcattttaatttcatccaAACAAATCAACAGAGATCACActcttttaaatcatcatcacagcagcaaagagTTTCATCTCTATTCATTACAGTTAAATTAATTCTACATATAATAATCTATCTATCATTAATACgaatacataaacacacatattcaaCAAACATTCAGAGCACAGAgaagtttatattttcatgtggaGAAATGTCAGTTTAGGTAAAGAAAGATCATCCTGAGCAGTGATATCCTCCATGGCTCCAGCTCCACCTAAAGAAActcaaacatcaacacaacaataaatgaGAAGAGGTCAAAGTACCACCCAtaatgtttgattgacaggtgatctctgtgcagtgcagaaacacaacagcaatGAGCTTTTAGCAACAATGATGTAGACaaaatgaactgatgaactgaaaTACAGATTTAAACCAACTACACCTTAAATGACCTTTGTCTATTTGAGTTTACACAACTCAGCAGAGTATCCATTACAATCAATCCATATATTAAGAGGAAACCAAACTCCAGCatagagaggctgagtgaatgtggtctggactctgtggaggagagtcatggtttcagagacgctgtagaaggacagaacaCCTGCTCTGTGATCCAGGTACACTCCTACTCTGGAGGACTGAGGACCTGAGACTGGAGTGTTGATTTTGTCGTAGACGAATGTATAACTGTTTTGGTTACAATTTAACGCCCAAGATTTGTCATTGCATCCAAATCCAGATTCATTCCTGCTCCCTGATCTGCTGATATTCTTGTATGCAACTGCTACACGAACTCCTACTCTTCCTCTCCAATTCACCTCCCAGTAACAACGTCCAGTCAGACTCTCTCTACTCAGGACCTGCTCACATGTAGTGAATCTGTCTGGGTGACTAGAATAAGACTGATGTTGTCTCACTaatgttgcttttctgtttccctcagataataacagaagtgtgtgtgctgtgtttggatctagtgtgatttcctgtgaatattttaagaagTCAGCTCTGGTCCTGGGCTCTGGTTGTGACAGTAAAACATCCACTtcagtcactgtcagtgagATGTTTGTCCATGTGTCCCTCAGAATGTCCTGTAGTTTAtctctgagctgtgacacagctgctgtcacatcCTCAAAGTATCTCAAAGGACGGATATTGATGCTGGATGAGTCTGTAGATTCACTGAGTCGTGACAGTGAGGGGTAGTTGTGTAGAAACTGGTtgtgatcctctgtgtgtgagagctgcatcAGCTCAGcgtctttcctcttcagctcagtgatctcctgctccagcttctcctgaaGCTCTTTGACTCGACTCACTTCAGTTTCCTGCTgggatctgatctgctgcttcacatcagaACTTCTTTTCTCCATGAGATGGATCAGCTCAGTGAAGATCTTCTCACTGTCCTTCACTGCTTCATCAGCAGAGCCATTGATGGCCTCCACCTCCTGTTGAAGCACCTTCacatctttgtctctgtcctggattctctgctggatttgttgtcgactcagctggagctctctctgcctctcagtcctttctgctgcagctgagactgtgtcGTGGCCTTTATGTTcatccacagagcagagataacagatacactgctgatcagtgcgacagaacatcttcatcacctcatcatgaCGAGAGCAGATGTTCTCCTGGAGCTTCTTGGAGGGCTCcaccagcttgtgtttctttaatggAGCTACATCATAATGAAGCTGCAGGTGTTTCTCACAGTAAGAggccagacaaaacaaacatgatttgacagctttcagttttctcCCAGTGCAGAAATCACAGGCCACATCTTCAGGTCCAGCATAGCAGTgatcagcaggagcagcttggagtccagtcttcttcagctcctccactaAAACTGCTAACATGGTGCTTTTCACCAGGACAGGTCTTGGTGTGAAGGTCTGCCTACACTGAGGACAGCTGTGGATTTTCTTCTGATCCTCTTCATCCCAGAAGCTTTTAATACAGTTCATGCAGTAGCTGTGTCCACAGGGAATAGTCACCGGATCCTTCAGTAGATCCAGACAGATTGAACAAGAGATGGATTCCTGGTCCAGCTGAACTCCTTTCTGCGCCATTTCACCTCTCACTGTCAACGACTGTCTGAGTTTCAATTCTGTAGAACTGAAACTAGTTTGAACTCTGATCTGAACaacatgtgtctctgcagtgaacGGGGCCTGTCAGCTCTTGCACTTCACCACATGTTGGTtccacccatcttcaaactgtaGATCTGAAGGGGAGGGAACAAGGAAATATGGACAGAGTTGAGCTCACTGTGTTTGAGggcaggaagaagagggagtgTTATCAGACTTTGACACTTCGCAGGAGGAGGGGCAGCACTGAATTAAAACGTTGTTTCCTCGTTTCAGTCTTTCCCCTCATTTGATAATAATCATGTCTTTAGTTGTATAATAGTTGTTGGCACCTGAGGGTTTGATGATGGCTCCATATTGCTCTAAGCCCTCCTCAAAATCAATTCAATATactgttatttattaaaagaatAGATGAACAATGATAGACAGTTCTCAGACATacacttttataaaaataaaaatcctgcGGTATAACAATTTTTCTCACATATTCAATGAACTTCTTTGGGTCATTTGTGACAAATCAAGTCAAATTCAGAAAGTCATCCTCATTCAAACCTGCACTACAAGTTTCAAATGGGTTTAAACTAATATCACTACATCAAACAAGTTATATGTGACAACTCTAAATCCAGAAGGACATGAATGAAGCACATCACCTGGTTTTATCATTTTTAGTAAGATTTTATTGATGTCATCATTTTAGTTTCAtccaaacacataaacagagaTCACActcttttaaatcatcatcacagcagcaaagagTTTCATCTCTATTCATTACAGTTAAATTAATTCTGCATATAATAATCTATCTATCATTAATACAAATACATCAACACAAATATTCAACAAACATTCAGAGCACAGAgaagtttatattttcatgtggaGAAATGTCAGTTTAGGTAAAGAAAAATCATCCTGAGCAGTGATATCCTCCATGGCTCCAGCTCCACCTAAAGAAActcaaacatcaacacaacaataaatgaGAAGAGGTCAAAGTACCACCCAtaatgtttgattgacaggtgatctctgtgcagtgcagaaacacaacagcaatGAGCTTTTAGCAACAATGATGGAGACAAAATAAACTGATGAACTGAAATACAGATTTAAACCAACTACACCTTAAATGACCTTTGTCTATTTGAGTTTACACAACTCAGCTGTGTCATAAACCCAAAGTCCAGCatagagaggctgagtgaatgtggtctggactctgtggaggagagtcCTGGTTTCAGAGACActgtagaaggacagaacaCCTGCTCTGTGATCCACGTACACTCCTACTCTGGAGGACCGAAGACCTGAGACTGGAGTGCTGATATTGTTGTACCACAATGTATAACTGTTTTGATCACTATCTAACGCCCAAGATTTGTCATTGTgtccaaacacacattcattccaGTTCCCTGCTCTGCTGATATTTTTGTATGCAACTGCTACACGaactcctccacttcctctccactccacctcccagtaacaaCATCCAGTCAGACTCTCTCTACTCAGGACCTGAGACCATGAAGTGAATCTGTCTGGGTGACTAGAATAAGACTGTTGTTGACTCATTcctgttgcttttctgtttccctcagaTAATAACAGATatgtatttgctgtgtttggatccagtgtgatttcttgtgaatattttaagaagTCAGCTCTGGTCCTGGGCTCTGGTTGTGACAGTGAAACATCCACTTGAGTCACTGTCAGTGAGATGTTTGTCCATGTTTCTCTCAGAATGTCCTGTAGTTTAtctctgagctgtgacacagctgctgtcacatcCTCAAAGTAGCTCAGAGGACGGATATTGATGCTGGATGAGTCTGTAGATTCACTAcagttagcttgtaactggcagtagCTGGCACAGTGTCAGTGGTTGTGCTAAtactaactctctctctctgtactgacaaggtttcaggtgtatttagaCCCGCCCCCCCAATCCCCACAAaatgacaggattggttccttaggttgTGTCTTAATCTGTTTTtgtgagactgtcattggttcactgcagttcaaggtggaaattTCAGCTcatgatgtgttgatgtgatgaatctaagtccagtattctctctctctttctctttggctctctgtctgctgtttgctgttgagcaggtagtggacagtggcatttcagtgttgtctttcttaaaacagctgcctgctgctgttttgagaatggtgagagtgaaccagaacagtaaGTTGTGGTCCAGACacataaacaatgagctgaaactcactgtgAAGCTGAGGACAGCTGCAGATTCCACTCTCAAGTAAACATAGGTCGTTTAAAGCATTTATTCGAAAGGacagtgtctgactctgactgttaTTTTACCTCTGTCACGTCCATCTCTCCTCCAGAGAGGTTCATTGAGAACGTTTTGAAGAACGCTGGGAGGCAGCATGTGGACGTGGACGACCTGACACCACAGGACCTGGATCAGCTGTCCAGCCTGATCGCCGACGCCCTGCAGGTGGTCGACCAGGACCAAGGAATCAACAGGGGCCTGACTCGCATGAGAACTGGACCGAGAGACCTGGAGGGAGAGCTGAGGAAtggggagggagaagaggaggaggctgccagagatgaggaagaggagaagttGTTGGAGACTGCTCCAACACTGAAACCACAGGGGAGCACTTCTAAGATGCCGGCAGCACTTCAAGGTAATTTCATagtgattcattttgtttttacacaatTTAAGTATTGAGCAGACGCTGAAAAGCAAGTGTATGGTATACACCCAATTCTGTATgtcgaaaaaaaaagaaaaaaaaaaaggagctctCAAATAACTCGGCACAAGAGTGCAACATAAAAatcaatgtgaaaatgaataGGCATCCTGTTCAGCTCAGAATAAACGGAGTCAGTTTTAATGGTTCACTGTCCACTGAGACCACTCCGACTGAAAATGTTTACACTACAAGTAAAAGCGCCAACAAATACCttaaaaatggctaaaaaagtactgaaccatGTTGCACATTTACTGATAACGAGAGAAaatcagtgaaaaacaaaattaccaCAGGAGCACATCAGTCAAATATAACACAAGGATGAGGTTGCAATCAAGAAAATATCCTTGAAATTTGAAGATCTGCAACTGGCTTTAAGCTCTTTGTGCACATTTATTATTGTGCTGTTTGATTAAaacattctctctttctttaccCCTCCCTGATGAACAcaaaatgtatgaatgtatttaCTCTTTCTCCCAACAGAGCGCCATACGGATACAGAAGAGCAAAATGTGAAGGACACGGTAAGCGTTCAGTTtgtggtaagaaaaaaaaatattctgtatgaggaaggaaatgaacCCCATGCCCTGCAGTTTTCAAAAGAACTTCAGATTGTGCAGTTGAAGGTGAAGTAACTGTCCAGAGAATGTAGCAGGAACTCAACATCCTTTGAGAAAATTCAGAATAAAGTTATACATAATATACATAATGAATCAAGTCTAGTTTTCAGAAACTTTTGGTGAATTTGTACCTTTTTTTCAATTCTGTCATCCTGTAAAGCTAGTTGTCAAACTTAATCATGTAGTACTGACATAATTTTTCAGTATGGTTTTTAGCATGTTATTCTTCTACAGATGATACTGTCACTTAATCCATACTATAGTACTTTTATTGATAAAaagaattcaaattaaaaattccaaaaaactaCATTGTGCAAGTAAGTACTACATGAGGTTCATAGTGGGATTTGATACAATTAAATATGATCATATTGTTTCGCTAAAGTCAGTAGTCTCAGTGCTACATTTTGGACATGCTACAGTCTCCACAGATACATTGTTATACGTTGAATAGATGAATAGATCCAGACAGCAGACCTGCAACTTGCATTGTTGTTTCTGACTGAGATCCTTGTAATATGCATCTTCCTCAAGTTATCAATCTTGTTGTGTGCTTTAGGAGAAAGTTGGCAGATCCACACGAGCAACAAGAAAACTACTTACTTAGATACATAATTTCTATTTCTAAATGTCTCCTGCTGAAGGTGCTTCATTATATTACATACCTTCTAAAATTTAAAGCTACTGTTCATCAGACCAGAAATTTACCTACGGGTACAAATAAAGTAACCTACCTACTTACCTACCGACCTACCTACTTACCTActtacctacctacctacctacctacctacctacctacctacctacctacctacctacctacctacctacctacctacctacctacctacctacctacctacctaactacctacctacctacctacctacctcaTGGCTGACCAGTACTCCAGTACTTTGCACCATATAATAGAATGAAttgcaaattattttaaattggAATGTCTCATCCTTCTTGAtgaatttaaaggtcccatattgtataaaggtagatgtccatgtgttttttgattataaatcaggtctaggttctatattaatactgtgaaagtatcaaagcctcagtccacagagaaatgcacacagcctgttttcagaAACAGAGCCTTAAatcagccatcaggacttctgtaactttgtgatgtcacaacaaagcagtcaccactctcagccatgccccaagaaACAGAGCCTTAAatcagccatcaggacttctgtaactttgtgatgtcacaacaaagcagtcaccactctcagccatgccccaagccctgcccacctggacccaccatccaaacttgCAGGATTATGTTTCTctgccaatcagaagagaggctcaaaGCCTCTCAGAAATGATtgtttctgatgctgtttgctgtgttttgttgtgtcttCAATCTGTACTTTGTGTCTTACTGGTCCCAAAAATAATTTGATATTGtaaagaaaattagatttttaagtGCTCACAGACAGAACAAGTTTAATCAAAGTAAGCTTTTGGCTCAGGTAGCGTTGTAGTTATTCTGCTATTTGGATCTTGACAAGACGAGCAATTACCCTGAAGCTAGCAGCAGAGGAATAACAGCATATTATAGTCCCATTCAGTTTAAACTCTGACAGGTTGGCTGTTCTTTGATTTAAAGCAATTATTTCCTCATGCTTGAAGCAGTACATTGTCACCCACAGAAAAGCTCCCACCAGTTCAGTTTCAGCCGATTAGACAAAAGATCTTGATTGAACGATGTCTCATTACTGAAGTCTGATATCTGAATATGTTATTATAGAGGTTTATGAGTGTACTGTCAGAGATGTGTTTAAagtttttgaaatttgaataatttgtCATGGTGCTAAGCTATTTGGAGATCCTAAACAACTTAAACTGCCTGCCAAGAGTAGACAGAGTAATAAACTCACATTATTTAATTAAACTCATATCTAGAGgtatgaaagggaaaaaaatttGCTACATTAATGCAAATTTTACTACAATCAAAAGGATTTCTCTTCAGATGTAGACGTAGTATCTggtatgctgtgtgtgtgcaggacttGGGCCGAGGAACTGGGCCTAGGTTGagccagaagaaacacaaacatgtgacCCAAATATTGGCCAGAGTAATTCTGCTATCTGGTAATGGGTCTGCATAATAACTACAATAATCTGGCTACAAATTCTTTACAGCACAGTAATGACAGCACAGCTATTTTCCAAATCATCCAATTTCGGCTCCTCAGACTAAATAATACCATTGTAGATCTCCCCTATGCTCTCCCCTTTAACAGGTGCAACAAGGAGACGTTAGTCAAGCCCAGTCTGTACACCGCAGCTGAAACGAGGTCTAATCAGTcaaatgaaaacacctgtgtgtggaGGCTGAAGCTGACCCTTTCTTACTCAGAACacttctttgtcatttttcaggCTGAGACTGGAGACCTCCTCACCAAACT encodes:
- the LOC130179229 gene encoding tripartite motif-containing protein 16-like, with product MAQKGVQLDQESISCSICLDLLKDPVTIPCGHSYCMNCIKSFWDEEDQKKIHSCPQCRQTFTPRPVLVKSTMLAVLVEELKKTGLQAAPADHCYAGPEDVACDFCTGRKLKAVKSCLFCLASYCEKHLQLHYDVAPLKKHKLVEPSKKLQENICSRHDEVMKMFCRTDQQCICYLCSVDEHKGHDTVSAAAERTERQRELQLSRQQIQQRIQDRDKDVKVLQQEVEAINGSADEAVKDSEKIFTELIHLMEKRSSDVKQQIRSQQETEVSRVKELQEKLEQEITELKRKDAELMQLSHTEDHNQFLHNYPSLSRLSESTDSSSINIRPLRYFEDVTAAVSQLRDKLQDILRDTWTNISLTVTEVDVLLSQPEPRTRADFLKYSQEITLDPNTAHTLLLLSEGNRKATLVRQHQSYSSHPDRFTTCEQVLSRESLTGRCYWEVNWRGRVGVRVAVAYKNISRSGSRNESGFGCNDKSWALNCNQNSYTFVYDKINTPVSGPQSSRVGVYLDHRAGVLSFYSVSETMTLLHRVQTTFTQPLYAGVWFPLNIWIDCNGYSAELCKLK